In Aeromicrobium sp. A1-2, the DNA window GCAGTGCAGTCCCACCTGGTACCAGATGCCCGGCATGGACGGCGCAAGGTGCGGGTCGTTGGCCAGGATCGGCTTGCCGGTCGTGGAGTGCTTGCCGTCGACGACCCAGGAATTCGAGCCGATGCCATCGCCGGTGCCGAGCAGCGCCGGCAGTGCATCGGCGCCGTCCTGGGCGGCTTGGAGCGAGGCCACGGCTGAACGCGCGAGGCTCGGATCGACGCCGGACGACGCGCCACCGTCCGAGCCGTTGCCACCCACGATCGTGGCGTGATCCTTGGGGTAGTCCGGGTAGAGCTGCTCGACCTGGTCGACCGGCAGCTTCGCGGTGGACAGCACCCGGGAGATCTCGTCGCCCATGTTGCTGCGCAGGTCCCATGCCATGGCCTTGATCCATGCCAGCGAGTCGACGGGGGACCATGGCTCGGGCTGGTAGTCGGGTCCGGTGAGTGCCAGCACCGAGTACTCCAGCGAGAGCTCGGTGGCCGACTTGTTCTCTATGTAGGAGTTGACCCCGTTCGCGTACGCCTTGAGCAGGCCGAGCGTCTCATCGTCGAGGAGAGCGAGCTCCTGCTGCGCCACACGACGCCAACCGAGTGTGCGGACGTACTTGTCGGTGTCGAGTGCGCCCTCACCGACGAGCTCGGCCAACCGACCCCCGGTCACGTGCCGGCGGAAGTCCATCTCGTAGAAGCGGTCCTGGGCCTGCACGTAACCCTGGGCGAAGAACAGGTCCTCGGGGTCGTCGGCATAAATCTGCGGGATGCCCTTGCCGTCGCGCTTGACCGTGACGTCGCTGTGCAGCGCGTTGACCTGCACCGCGCCGGTGGTGTCGGGGAACGACTTGCGCACCGTCACGAAGGACAGGACCGCAGCCCCGACCAGGACGGCGGCGACCAGGGCCGCGATGACGATGACGATCCGACGCACCGGGCCACCCTACGCAACCCACATGAACCCTGCTGACGAAGACTCGCTGGTCCGACGGGTCAGGCCTTCTCCGCGCTGCGGATCTCGCCGACCAACTCCTCCAGCACGTCCTCGAGCATGATGACGCCGAGCACCTCGCCGGACTGGTCGGCAACCCGTGCCATGTGTGATCCACGCGCCTGCATCGTGCGGAGCGCCTCGTACAGGCCGGACCCGGCCACAACGGTCGCCAGCGGCCGCAGCCACTTGTCCGCGATCGTCTCGAGCCGCGACTCGTCGTCGGTGTCGAGGACGTCCTTGATGTGCAGGTAGCCCGCGATCTCGCCCCGCGCGTCGAGCACCGGGAACCGGGAGAACCCTGTCTCGGCGCAGGCCTGCTCGACGTCGACCGGGGTCGCACTCGGCGGGATCGTGACCAGCCCCGCCCGCGGGAGCAGGACCTGGTCGACCGTGCCCTCGTGGAAGTCCAAGGCGCCCGAGACCAGGCCGTACTCGTCCTCGTCGAGCAGACCCTCCCGTCGGGACTCCTCGACGAGGCCCGCGACCTCGTCGTGGGTGTAGGTCGAAGAGACCTCGTCGACCGGCACGACGCGGAACAACCGGATGATGACGTTCGCGATCCCGTTGAGCACAACGACGAACGGCTTGAGCACCACCACGACGCCGAGCATGAACGGCCCGAGGAACAACGCGGCGCGGTCCGGTCCGACGAGCGCAAGGTTCTTCGGCACCATCTCACCGAGCACGACGTGGGCGAACACGACGATCGTCATGGCGATGACGAACGAGACCGGGTGCACCAGCCCCTCGGGCACGTTGACTGCCTTGAACGCCGGCTCCATGAGGTGTGCGATGGCGGGCTCGCCGACGGCACCAAGACCCAACGAGCAGATCGTGATTCCGAGCTGGGCCGCCGCCATGACCTGCGTGATGTTCTCGATCGCGCGCATCGCCATGCGTGCGGGACGCGAGCCTGCGGCGATCCGGGGCTCGAGCTGCGTGCGGCGCGCCGAGATCAGCGCGAACTCGGCCGCGACGAACAACGCGTTCAGACCAAGTAGCACCACCGTGAGAAGGACGCCGGACCAGTCGCTCATGCCGTCTCCTCCGTGCCGTCGTCGTCGACGGTCAGCGAGACCCGGTCGATGCGACGACCTTCCATGCGCTCGATCATGAGCGTCACGACCAGGGGCTCGGGATCGTCGCCGTCGTCGTCGGGAGTGCGGTCCAGATGCAGCGTCACGGCGTCGCCACGTGCACCGATGCGACCAAGCTTCTCGAGGATCAGGCCCGCGATGGTCTCGTAGTCTTCGCCTTCGGGCA includes these proteins:
- a CDS encoding hemolysin family protein, whose protein sequence is MSDWSGVLLTVVLLGLNALFVAAEFALISARRTQLEPRIAAGSRPARMAMRAIENITQVMAAAQLGITICSLGLGAVGEPAIAHLMEPAFKAVNVPEGLVHPVSFVIAMTIVVFAHVVLGEMVPKNLALVGPDRAALFLGPFMLGVVVVLKPFVVVLNGIANVIIRLFRVVPVDEVSSTYTHDEVAGLVEESRREGLLDEDEYGLVSGALDFHEGTVDQVLLPRAGLVTIPPSATPVDVEQACAETGFSRFPVLDARGEIAGYLHIKDVLDTDDESRLETIADKWLRPLATVVAGSGLYEALRTMQARGSHMARVADQSGEVLGVIMLEDVLEELVGEIRSAEKA